The window CAGCATCCGGTGTCCTACGTCAACCTCGACGGCGTCGACTCCGACGGCCCGAGCCGCAACCTGCTGATGCCCGTGCGGTCGGTCGCGGCGAACCCGTCGGCGGTCTACGTGTCCGACGGGCGCGGCGTGCTGCAGCTGTCCGGCTCGGCGGCCGAGGACCCGTCGTGGGTCGAGGTGCGCCCGCTGATGGTGGCCGGCGCCCTGCCCGTGCTGCCCGGCTGAGACGAAGGATCCGTCGGCACAGCCCCGCCGGCGGCGAAGCCCGACGAAAGAGGTGTGGCGATGGAGATCCCCAGGAAGACAGTGCTCGTCGGTGCGAGCGTCGGCGTCGCCGCGATCGCGGTGGCGGCATGCTCGCGAGGTTCGGAGTCGCCGGGATCGTCGCCGGGGACATCTGCGCCGTCGGGCGAGAAGTTGGCGTCGACGTCCGACGTGCCGGTCGGGTCGGGGACCATCGTCGGCGAGGTCGTGGTGACCCAGCCGGTCGCCGGGGAGTTCAAGGCGTTCTCCGCGGTGTGCACACACACCGGCTGCCTGCTCAACAAAGTCGCCGACGGCACCATTGACTGCCCCTGCCACGGCAGCAGATTCAGCCTCGACGGAGCGGTGGTCAACGGTCCCGCCGAGAAGCCGCTGCAGCCGGTGGCCGTGCGCGTGCAGGGCGATTCGATCGTCGCCGACTGACACCTCTCGCGAACGTGCGCGCAGGGCGATCAATCGGGCTTTCGGCCGCCCTGAACGCACGCTCGGTGTGAGGTCTGCCGCGTGTCAGTGTCGGTGGGCAGACTGCCGCCATGGGGGAACCTTTCATCGGCAGCGAGGCGCTACGGGCAGGACGACTCACCCGGCACCAGCTTCGAACCGCCCACATCGCCGTGTATCCGGATGTCTACGTGCCCGTCGCGACCACGCTGACCGCCGTCGCGAAAGCCAAGGCCGCCTCGCTGTGGACCGGACGCGAGGGCATCATCGCCGGCCAGTCCGCCGCTGCGCTACACGGAGCCCGCTGGGTCGACGCCCGTCGGCCGGCTGAAGTGTTGTGGCACAACAGAAGAGCCCCGCGCGGTGTCCTCGTGTGGTCGGACCGTGTCGCCGACGACGAAGTGACCACAGTCCGCGGTGTGCGGGTCACGACACCCGAGCGCACAGCACTCGATATCGCGTGCCGCTACCCACAGCGACGGGCAGTGGCGGCGATCGATGCGCTGGCGCGAGCCGCGCATATGAAGCTTGCCGATGTGGAACTGCTGGTCGATCGGCACACGGGTCGCCGAGGCATCCGTGCGGCACGCGCGGCGCTCAACCTCGTCGATCCCGGCGCGGAATCGCCGCAAGAGACGTATTTGCGACTGACAGTGATCGGCAACCACTTCCCACCACCGCAGACCCAGATCCCGGTGTGGGATTGCGGGGCACTCGTCGCCGAACTCGACATGGGATGGGAGCACATGATGATCGGTCTCGATTACGAAGGCGATCACCACCGGACGACTCGGGAAGCGTTCAACAAGGGCATCCGGCGACACGACGCCGTGACCGAACTGGGCTGGACCGATATCCGGGTGACGTGCAACGACACCGAGGGCGCGATTATCGCGCGGTTGACCACGGCGTGGCGTCAGCGACTGTGCGCTCTGGGCGAGAATCCGGACGCTGGGCCGCCCTGGACGCACGTTCGGCGGCAGCGGCCCGGGCAGTAGCGGCATGCTCGACCTGATCCTGCCGAAGCAGTGCGGAGGATGCGGCGCGGTCGCGACCGGGTGGTGCGACGCCTGCGCCGACGACCTCACCGTCGCCGACGACCAGCCGCACCTGATCACCCCGCGGCTGGACCCCGGCGTCCCGGTGCTCTCCCTCGGCCGGTACGCGGGCGCCCGCCGCAACGCGATCGTCGCCGTCAAGGAACACGGCCGCACCGACCTACGGCGTCCGCTGGCAGACGCGCTGCGCGCCGGCTTGGACCATCTGCTGACCTGGGGCGTGCTCGCGGCACCGCTGACCCTCGTCCCCGCGCCCACCCGCCGCACGGCGGCCAGACGCCGCGGCGGCGACCCCGTCACCCACATCGCCACGCAGGCCGCACGGCCACCCGACCAGAGCGTCGCGACCGTCCTGCGCTTCAGGGCGTTCACCCGGGATTCGGTCGGGCTCTCCAGTGCGGCCCGGCAGCGCAACGTGGCCGGCCGGGTCGTCCTCACGCGGCCCGTGGCCGGACCCGTGGTCGTCGTCGACGACGTGGTGACCACCGGCGCCACCGTCACCGAGTCGGTGCGCGTTCTGCAAACGGCCGGGATCGACGTGGTTGCTGTACTGGCGCTGGCGAACGCGTGAGCCTTCGGCGACCGCATTACCCGCACATCAAGGCACCGTGAAGAACTGCAAACAGGTGGTCGAATTAGTGGCACGTCCGGTGAACACCGACTACCGTCGGCACCAACCAACCGTGAACAACTCACGGCGGCGCTCAGGACGCGAGGGCCGGTGTCGCGACAGCGATAGGAGGTGAGTAGTCGACACCTTGCACCGGCGAGCGGCGCGACAAAGACAGCCCCGTCGGTGCGTTTTCTTATCAGCCGGGCACGCAGTGCGTGCGCATGCGAAAGAGAATCGAGTTGCCAAGTATGTCAAGTAATTCCGTGGACTCCGACAGCACGATGGTCATGGACGGGGAACAGCACGACGCCCAATCGTCCGACCTGCCCAGCGCTGAGGTGGTGGTCAAGGGTCGCAACGTCGAAGTTCCCGACCACTTCCGCCTCTACGTCGCCGAGAAGCTGGCACGCCTGGAACGATTCGACCGCACCATCTACCTCTTCGACGTCGAGCTCGATCACGAGAAGAACCGGCGTCAACGCAAGAACTGCCAGCACGTCGAGATCACCGCGCGGGGCCGCGGCCCCGTCGTTCGAGGGGAAGCCTGCGCCGACAGTTTCTACGGCGCCTTCGAAGCCGCCGCGAGCAAACTCGAAGCCCGGCTGCGCAAGAGCAAGGACCGCCGCAAGATCCACTACGGCGACAAGACCCCGGTGTCACTGCACGAGGCGACGGCTCTGGACCGTCTCGACGCCGCGTTCGCCAAGCCGACGGAGACATCTGCGGTCGAGGCGCCCGTCGACGACCACGAACCGGGCCGGATCGTGCGGACCAAGGAGCATCCCGCGACGCCGATGACCGTCGACGACGCGCTCTACGAGATGGAACTGGTCGGCCACGACTTCTTCCTGTTCCACGACAAGGAGAGCGATCGCCCCTGCGTGGTCTACCGCCGGCACGCCTACGACTACGGATTGATCAAGCTCGCCTAGTACTACAGCCGTAGATCGTTGCTCGTCGGCGTGTTTGCCTTGCTGGATTGGGTGACCGCGGCATCGTTCGGAGTTTGTGAGAACTAACGATGATGCCGCGGTCGCCGCGGCTTACAGGGTAGACGTTGATCGGTGGCGAAGTGGCTTTGATGAGGTGCTGGATCGGGTCGCGTCACGGTTCGCTCGGTGCGAGCCGCTGCGCAACGCCGGCGCGTTGATGCTCGGGTTGGTCTGTGACATTGACCGTAAGAACTGTTGGACGCTGGCCGAGCGTTGCGGCCACAGCAGCCCGGACCGGATGCAGCATCTGCTGGCGCGGGCGAAGTGGGACGCCGAGGGAGTGCGTGATGATCTTCGCGCCTACGTGGTCGACCACCTCGGCGATGACGAGGCGATCCTGATCGTCGATGAGACTGGAGACGTGAAGAAGGGCACTCATACCGTCGGGACTCAGCGCCAGTACACCGGTACCGCGGGCAGGATCGAAAACGCCCAAGTCGCTGTGTATTTGGCCTATGCGGGGCCCAACAGTCACGCACTGGTGGACCGCGAGCTATACCTGCCGAAGTCGTGGATCGACGACTCGGAACGCCGTCAGTGCGCCGGGGTGCCCACCGATGTCGAGTTCGCCACCAAACCTGCGCTGGCCGAGCGGATGATCACTCGTGCTGTGGCCGCCGGAGTCCCTGCGCGATGGGCCACCGGCGACGAGGTCTACGGCGCCGACCCCGACCTGCGCGCCGCGATCGCCGCCCAGGGGCTGGGCTATGTGCTGGCCGTCGGGTCCAATCGCACCGTCACCACCAGTACGGGCAGCCAGCGAGTAGACGAGCTTGCCCGGTCTCTGCCGCGGCGGGCCTGGCGGCGCGTCAGCGCCGGAACCGGCGCCAAGGGCCAACGCTGGTACTCCTGGACGTTGGTCGAAATCACCGACGCCGAGCCCGGCCACCATCACCTGCTGGTGCGCCGCAACGACAAGACCGCTGAATTGGCCTATTACCGCTGCTACAGCCCCAATCCGGTCACCCTGGCCGACTACGTACGGGTCGCCGGGCGGCGCTGGAAGGTCGAGGAATCGTTTCAAGCCGGCAAGGGCCTGGCCGGGCTCGACGAGCACCAGGTACGGACCTGGACCTCTTGGCACCGCTGGGTCACCCTATCCATGCTTGCCCATGCCTTCCTCGTCGTCACGACCGCCGCTCAACGGCGCAGCGACGAACCCGACGACCAGACCGGCCAGACACTGATCACGTTGACAGTCAATGAATTCCGCAGACTCTTCATCGCCCTGGTATTGCAGCCGCTACACGCGGTTGCCGACGTCCTCGCCTGGTCCACCTGGCGGCGACGACATCAAACGAGAGCCCGCACCTACCATTACCGCAAACAACATCAACAACAATGAACGCTATCTACGGCTGTAGTACTAGCGTCCCTGATCGCGAGGAATCCCCCGGAGCCGACGGTTCCGGGGGATTCTGTTTCACTCCGGGCACTCTTCACGGCTCGCCGTGGCGGCGTCCAACCTGCGTTTTCGATGCGTCCCCTACGATGGTCTGCGTCTGTCGTGATGCCGCATCCGACTGGAACAGACGAGGAAAAAGGGTTACCAGCGTGCTGTCGAAGTTGCTCCGTATCGGTGAAGGCCGCATGGTCAAGCGCCTCAAGGGGGTGTCTGACTATGTCAACACCCTGTCCGACGACATGGAGAAGCTCTCCGACGCCGACCTGCGCGCCAAGACCGACGAGTTCCGTCGTCGCCTGGCCGACGGTAAAGAGGACCTCGACGACCTGATGCCCGAGGCGTTCGCGGTCGCCCGCGAGGCCGCTTGGCGGGTGCTCAACCAGAAGCACTTCGACGTCCAGGTCATGGGCGGCGCGGCGCTGCACTTCGGCAACGTCGCCGAGATGAAGACCGGTGAGGGCAAGACCCTGACCTCGGTGCTTCCTGCCTACCTGAACGCGTTGACCGGAAAAGGCGTGCACATCGTCACGGTCAACGAATACCTCGCCAAGCGCGACGCCGAGCAGATGGGCCGCGTGCACCGCTTCCTCGGCCTCGACGTCGACGTCATCCTCGGAACCCTCACCCCCGACCAGCGCCGCGCGGCCTACAACGCCGACATCACCTACGGCACCAACTGGGAACTCGGCTTCGACTACCTGCGCGACAACATGGCGCTGCGGCTCGAGGACTGTGTGCAGCGCGGCCACAACTTCGCGATCGTCGACGAGGTCGACTCCATCCTGATCGACGAGGCCCGCACCCCGCTGATCATCTCCGGCCCCGCCGACGGTGGGTCGAACTGGTACACCGAGTTCGCCCGGCTGGCCCCGCTGATGGAGAAGGACGTCCACTACGAGGTCGACATCAAGAAGCGTGTCGTCGGCATCAACGAGATCGGCGTCGAGTTCGTCGAGGACCAGCTCGGCATCGAGAACCTCTACGAGGCCGCCAACTCGCCGCTGATCAGCTACCTCAACAACGCGATCAAGGCCAAGGAGCTCTTCGAGCGCGACAAGCACTACATCGTCCGCAACGGTGAGGTGTTCATCGTCGACGAGTTCACCGGCCGCATGCTGGTCGGCCGCCGCTACAACGAGGGTCTGCACCAGGCGATCGAGGCCAAAGAGCACGTCGAGATCAAGGCCGAGAACCAGACGGTCGCCCAGATCACGCTGCAGAACTACTTCCGTATGTACAACAAGCTGGCCGGCATGACGGGCACCGCCGAGACCGAGGCCGCCGAGCTGCACGAGATCTACAAGCTCGGTGTGGTGCCGATCCCGACCAACCGGCCGATGATCCGCGCCGACCAGTCCGACCTGATCTACAAGACCGAAGAGGCGAAGTACATCGCCGTGGTCGACGACGTCGTCGAGCGCTACGAGAAGGGCCAGCCGGTCCTGATCGGCACGACGAGCGTGGAGCGTTCCGAGTTCCTGTCGCGTCAGTTCGAGAAGCGCCGCATCCCGCACAACGTGCTCAACGCGAAGTTCCACGAGCAGGAGGCCGGCATCATCGCCGAGGCCGGCCGGCTCGGCGCGATCACCGTGGCCACCAACATGGCCGGCCGCGGTACCGACATCGTGCTCGGCGGCAACGTCGACTACCTGCTGGACCGCCGTCTGCGTCAGCGCGGCCTCGACCCGATCGAGACCCCCGACGAGTACGAGAAGGGCTGGCACGAGGAACTGCCCCACATCAAGGAGCAGGTCGCCGAAGAGGCCAAGGACGTCATCGCCGCGGGCGGGCTCTACGTGCTCGGCACCGAACGCCACGAGTCACGCCGTATCGACAACCAGCTGCGCGGCCGGTCCGGCCGTCAGGGTGACCCGGGCGAGTCCCGTTTCTACCTGTCGCTGGCCGACGAGCTGATGCGGCGGTTCAACGGCGCGACGCTGGAGACCCTGCTGACCCGCCTGAACCTGCCCGACGACGTGCCGATCGAGGCCAAGATGGTCTCGCGCGCGATCAAGAGCGCCCAGACCCAGGTCGAGCAGCAGAACTTCGACATCCGCAAGGAAGTTCTCAAGTACGACGAGGTGATGAACCAGCAGCGCAAGGTCATCTACGCCGAGCGCCGCCGCATCCTCGAAGGTGAGAACCTGCGCGACCAGGCCGAGCAGATGCTGGTCGACGTCGTCACCGCCTACGTCGACGGTGCGACCTCAGAGGGCTACTCGGAGGACTGGGACCTCGAGAAGCTGTGGGAGGGTCTGCGCCAGCTCTACCCGGTCGGCATCGACCACCGCGACCTGATCGACTCCGACGCGATCGGCGAACCGGGGGAGCTCACCCGCGCCGAATTGCTCGACGCGCTGGTCAACGACGCCAAGTCGGCCTATGCCGTCCGCGAAGCCGAGATCGAGCAGATCGCCGGCGAGGGTGCGATGCGCCAGCTCGAGCGCAACGTGCTTCTCAACGTGCTCGACCGCAAGTGGCGTGAGCATCTCTACGAGATGGACTACCTGCGTGAGGGCATCGGTCTGCGCGGGCTCGCCCAGCAGCGCCCCGAGGTCGAGTACGCGCGCGAGGGCTACGACATGTTCATCGGCATGCTCGACGGCATGAAGGAGGAGTCCGTCGGATTCCTGTTCAA is drawn from Mycolicibacterium gilvum and contains these coding sequences:
- a CDS encoding ubiquinol-cytochrome c reductase iron-sulfur subunit gives rise to the protein MEIPRKTVLVGASVGVAAIAVAACSRGSESPGSSPGTSAPSGEKLASTSDVPVGSGTIVGEVVVTQPVAGEFKAFSAVCTHTGCLLNKVADGTIDCPCHGSRFSLDGAVVNGPAEKPLQPVAVRVQGDSIVAD
- a CDS encoding type IV toxin-antitoxin system AbiEi family antitoxin, which codes for MGEPFIGSEALRAGRLTRHQLRTAHIAVYPDVYVPVATTLTAVAKAKAASLWTGREGIIAGQSAAALHGARWVDARRPAEVLWHNRRAPRGVLVWSDRVADDEVTTVRGVRVTTPERTALDIACRYPQRRAVAAIDALARAAHMKLADVELLVDRHTGRRGIRAARAALNLVDPGAESPQETYLRLTVIGNHFPPPQTQIPVWDCGALVAELDMGWEHMMIGLDYEGDHHRTTREAFNKGIRRHDAVTELGWTDIRVTCNDTEGAIIARLTTAWRQRLCALGENPDAGPPWTHVRRQRPGQ
- a CDS encoding ComF family protein; its protein translation is MLDLILPKQCGGCGAVATGWCDACADDLTVADDQPHLITPRLDPGVPVLSLGRYAGARRNAIVAVKEHGRTDLRRPLADALRAGLDHLLTWGVLAAPLTLVPAPTRRTAARRRGGDPVTHIATQAARPPDQSVATVLRFRAFTRDSVGLSSAARQRNVAGRVVLTRPVAGPVVVVDDVVTTGATVTESVRVLQTAGIDVVAVLALANA
- the hpf gene encoding ribosome hibernation-promoting factor, HPF/YfiA family produces the protein MSSNSVDSDSTMVMDGEQHDAQSSDLPSAEVVVKGRNVEVPDHFRLYVAEKLARLERFDRTIYLFDVELDHEKNRRQRKNCQHVEITARGRGPVVRGEACADSFYGAFEAAASKLEARLRKSKDRRKIHYGDKTPVSLHEATALDRLDAAFAKPTETSAVEAPVDDHEPGRIVRTKEHPATPMTVDDALYEMELVGHDFFLFHDKESDRPCVVYRRHAYDYGLIKLA
- a CDS encoding IS701 family transposase; this translates as MRTNDDAAVAAAYRVDVDRWRSGFDEVLDRVASRFARCEPLRNAGALMLGLVCDIDRKNCWTLAERCGHSSPDRMQHLLARAKWDAEGVRDDLRAYVVDHLGDDEAILIVDETGDVKKGTHTVGTQRQYTGTAGRIENAQVAVYLAYAGPNSHALVDRELYLPKSWIDDSERRQCAGVPTDVEFATKPALAERMITRAVAAGVPARWATGDEVYGADPDLRAAIAAQGLGYVLAVGSNRTVTTSTGSQRVDELARSLPRRAWRRVSAGTGAKGQRWYSWTLVEITDAEPGHHHLLVRRNDKTAELAYYRCYSPNPVTLADYVRVAGRRWKVEESFQAGKGLAGLDEHQVRTWTSWHRWVTLSMLAHAFLVVTTAAQRRSDEPDDQTGQTLITLTVNEFRRLFIALVLQPLHAVADVLAWSTWRRRHQTRARTYHYRKQHQQQ
- the secA gene encoding preprotein translocase subunit SecA, with the translated sequence MLSKLLRIGEGRMVKRLKGVSDYVNTLSDDMEKLSDADLRAKTDEFRRRLADGKEDLDDLMPEAFAVAREAAWRVLNQKHFDVQVMGGAALHFGNVAEMKTGEGKTLTSVLPAYLNALTGKGVHIVTVNEYLAKRDAEQMGRVHRFLGLDVDVILGTLTPDQRRAAYNADITYGTNWELGFDYLRDNMALRLEDCVQRGHNFAIVDEVDSILIDEARTPLIISGPADGGSNWYTEFARLAPLMEKDVHYEVDIKKRVVGINEIGVEFVEDQLGIENLYEAANSPLISYLNNAIKAKELFERDKHYIVRNGEVFIVDEFTGRMLVGRRYNEGLHQAIEAKEHVEIKAENQTVAQITLQNYFRMYNKLAGMTGTAETEAAELHEIYKLGVVPIPTNRPMIRADQSDLIYKTEEAKYIAVVDDVVERYEKGQPVLIGTTSVERSEFLSRQFEKRRIPHNVLNAKFHEQEAGIIAEAGRLGAITVATNMAGRGTDIVLGGNVDYLLDRRLRQRGLDPIETPDEYEKGWHEELPHIKEQVAEEAKDVIAAGGLYVLGTERHESRRIDNQLRGRSGRQGDPGESRFYLSLADELMRRFNGATLETLLTRLNLPDDVPIEAKMVSRAIKSAQTQVEQQNFDIRKEVLKYDEVMNQQRKVIYAERRRILEGENLRDQAEQMLVDVVTAYVDGATSEGYSEDWDLEKLWEGLRQLYPVGIDHRDLIDSDAIGEPGELTRAELLDALVNDAKSAYAVREAEIEQIAGEGAMRQLERNVLLNVLDRKWREHLYEMDYLREGIGLRGLAQQRPEVEYAREGYDMFIGMLDGMKEESVGFLFNVQVEPVAAPTVSAQAAPSGLAEFAAAAAQQGSVATKERPTGGLRAKGIDDQSRPLTYTGPSEDGTPEVKRSENAPAASTGMTRKERREAARQQQKAGRHAKRG